Genomic segment of Thermodesulfobacteriota bacterium:
GTCGTAAGGGGTCTTCTGGACAAGAGGAAACTTTCAGGCTTTATGGCGGGCGATCGGAAGAGTATCGTCTGAGCCGTTAACCCTACCCCGGGGTTTTCGGTCAGGTAAGGGGGAATAAAAAGCAGGAGGTATTTTCCATGTCTACGGTTGACGAACTGAAAACGGGTAGCAGGGGCGACGGTCCGGATACGGAGTCCTCAAGGGTGGAGTTTACGTCGGAGCAGCAGACGAGGGTGCAGGCGCTTATCGATGACGCTTACAGGAGGGCCTTTTCCAAGGCCTCCAGGGGGGCGACCGCAACCGACGAGGTCGAGAGACTCAAGACGGAGGTGGACAGGCTCAGGGATGACAGGAAAACGGCCGCGCTATTGAAGGCCGTATCCAGGCATAACGTCATCGATACGGAGGAGGTGGCCGAGCTCATACGTTCACACGTGGACGTGGACGACACGGGTGGTGTCGTGGTCCGCGGTGAGGGAGGGAGCGACAGGATAGGCAGGAGCGGCCAGGCGATGGGCGTGGATGAGTATATCGTCGAGTGGCTGGAGGAGAGGCCGCACCATCTCCGCTCTTCGAGCGCATCCGGCTCGGGCTCAAGGGGGGCCAGGTTCGGCGAGGCGGGGAGAAGGAGCTACAACCTCTCCGACCCCGAGAGCTGGCGCACCATGCCCAGAGAGGACCTGGAACGACTCCTTAAGGAGGGCGTCAACGTGGAGGGGGCGAGCGGGCAGACCTTTAGGTTCAAGGACGTCCAGAACCCCTTCCGCGAGGCAAGGAAGAGGAAGTTTGCCAACAGTTAAACCTTAGAGAAGCAGGAGGTTAAAGAACCATGGCGAATGAAGTAACCACTGCGGCCGGCTCGGCTGGAGAGCTGGTGGCCGCTGAAATAGTCTCAAGACTCATAATCGACGCCGCGTACGCGGAGGCCGTTATGCCGCCGCTTGTGCGGGTGGCCGACATAAGTGCGGAGTCCACCCTTACGGTGGAGTTCCCCAAGTGGCCGCTCCTTAGCGCCTCGGACCTTACAGAGGGCACCGACGCGAGCAACACCGCGGTGGATACCGCCTCGGTGAGCGTGCCGGCCGACGAGGCAGGCATCATGATAACCGTAACGGATATGCTGCTTAACAGCACCGGACTCGGCGGGCTCGAGCCCTACGCCGCCGAACTCGGCAAGGCGCTGGCCAATAAGATCGATACCGATCTTCTGGCCGAGGTCGCCGACTTTACGAACTCCGTCGGCTCGACCGGCGTGGACATCACCGAGTCGGACTTCCTGACGGCCATCTACACGCTTGAGGCCGGCAACGCGGTCGGGCCCTTCGTGGCGGTGCTGCACCCCGTACAGGTCCATGACCTGAGGACGGCGCTGGCCTCTACGACAGGTGCCATATGGGGAGGGCCTTCGGTCCCGGCCGCCGACCTCGGCGCGTTCGCGAGCCTCTACGGCGTGGACGTCTTCAAGTCCACCAGCTGCGCCTCGGTCAATACCGACGCCGACAGGCAGGGTGTGATGATGCCCATGGGCAACCAGTCGGGGCTCGCCTACGTCCTTAAGACGGGGGCGAAGACCGAGTTCCAAAGGGACGCCAGCCTGAGGGCGACCGAGATAGTGGTGACCGCCATCTACGGCGACGAGTGCGTCAATACCGCCCCTAACGGCGGTGTGGCGATAATCACCGACCACGAGTAAGCGACACTTACCGTGGGAAGAGGGGAGGGATGGGGAGGGGGGCCAAAAGCCCCTCTCCCCTTTCCATAACCCCGGAGGATAGAGGAGCTTTAGTATGGCTGACATAGCCCGCGCGATGGAGAGGAAAGGCTACACCCCTCTTAGTGCCGACAGCTACGGCGGCATAGGGTTCAGGAAGAGCCTCAAGAAAGGCGATAGGAGGCTCAAGGAGCCGGTCTGGTTCGATACGGGCATGAGGATGACCGACGGCAAGACCCCGAGGACCGTGAAGGCCGTGGATGAGGACCAGGCCGAGGAGTTTAAGAGCAAGGGGTGGAAGCCCGTGAAGAAGGCCGTATCCAGATCCAGGGGAAGGGGCGGGAAGAAGTGAGCAGAGAAGCGACCGAGCGGCTTACGGCACGCATGTATAAGCATCATCTGAAGCGGACCGGGAAACTCCCTTCCGGTAAGGAGACGAGGGAGATGGAGAGGAAGGCCCGGAGAACGGCGGAGACGGCCGAGAGGGCGGAGAACAGGAAGTCAAGAAGATGAGAGGGAGGTAAGGGATGGGAAGTTTTACCGACTACTGGGAGAACGAAATACTCGACCACATATTCAACAAGGGGGCGTACACCGCACCTACCGTATATGTGGCGTTATCCACAACCACCCCGCTCGACGACGGGACAAACGTTACCGAGCCCGCCGGGGGTGCCTACGCGAGGGTGTCGACCGCGGCAGGGGACTGGAATACCGCTGCCGGCGGTCTTATTGACAACGCGAACGCCATAACCTTTCCCGAGGCCACGGGCTCATGGGGGACGATCACGCACTTCCTTCTCTACGACGCGGCGAGCGCCGGGAACGCCATGGCGTGGGGGGCTCTGACCGCGTCCAAAGCCATAGGCAGCGGTGATACTGCCAGGTTCGCGGCCGGAGACCTTGACGTGTCTTTAGACTGAGTTTAAGAAGTTTAAAGAGTTTAAAAAGTTTAACTTCTTAGACTTCTTAAACTTCTTCAACTTTTTAAACGGAGAGAACTATATGGCTCAATTCGCAAGGCCGGACACCACCGTTTCCTCGGGTGACTGGACCGTATCGGGCGAGACGTCGGTTCATCTTGCAATAGACGAGCTTGGCGCCAACGGCGATACGGACTACGTCTATACGAGTACGGACGAGGCCCAGGCCGAGGTTACACTGAGTGACGTTACGGACCCGCTTAAGAGTACCGGCCACGTAATACGCTTCGTCGGAAAGGCCTCCGGGAGCGGCGCCCCGGAAAAAGCGGAGTTGCATCTCTATCAGGGCGCGACCGAGATCGCCGCAACCGGCAATACGACCATTACACGCGGTTCGTACAACACGTATTCTTATACCCTGAGTGCGGCGGAAGCGGACGCCATAACCGACTATACGGACCTAAAGCTCATAATCCATGCAACCAATGTCAGCGGCAGCGACGAGATAAGGGTCACCCAGGCCGAGCTCGAGGTGCCGGACGCAACCACTTTTGTAGGTATACAGGGGGCAAGCGGCGCGCTATCTTCAGCCGACGGAGCGGCAAAGGCGGATAGAGGTTTTAGCGCTTCCCTTGGCGGGGTCTCCGCGTTCACGGGCGGAGCTAAAGTCGATAGAGGGCTTGCGGGAGCAACCGATGCCGTGACTTCCTTAAGCGGCCCGTTAGCCCTTGCGATGAAAGTCGCTGGAACCGCCGGTGCGAGCGCAACAACGGACGGGATACTAAAAGGCGTAAGTGCCCTTTACGGGGCGGCAGACGGCATATCGACCATTGGTGGGACCGTAAAGGCTGATAGGTGGTTGCTCGGTATGGTCGTTACGGCCTCGAACGCCTATGCGGCTCTGGGTGCTTTATCTTCGCTCGCCGGTACCTCCGGGGGTTTAAGCTATCTTAACGCTTTACTCTCGGCCACTAGCCCCAACCCTTTTATCCCACTGGTGGTACGGGAGAGTTTCAACCCTAAGGCGGCAAGCGTGGAGAGGCGGACCGGGGTTATCAACTATTCCCGGGATATTAAGGTGGCGAGGGAAGGGGCAGCGGGCGGAGTCGTTAAACATTCAGGGAGTTCGAAGGCGGTGAAAAAATGAAGCAGGCTTTTTTGATAGATACGGCGGATACCTTTCAGACCTATATCTATGAGAATAACCGTAAAATAGTCCCCACCTCCGCGGCGCTCACGGTCTATAAGCCGGGGAGCGACGTAAAGCTCGTAGACGCGGCCTCCATGAACGTCGGGGCGAGCGGGCTTCTGTCCTACTCACTTACGGCCGCGCAGAGCGACACCGCGGATGAGAACTATAAGGCCGTCGTATCCTACGTCTATAACGCGGTCACGTATACGCTGACCCTCTTTTACGACGTCGTCCACTCGAAGCTCGTAAAGGTCGTAACGGACGAGGACGTGGTAAGCGAGCTGCCGCAGCTCAAGGACAACGGCTGGCGGGTCCACGGCACGGCCGAGAGCGGGTCGAGCACGACCCTTGTGGATACCGAGCTCCAGCGCTACGACGACGACTACTTCACCGGCGGGCTCGCCTACTCCATCGATAAGGACGAGACGAGAGAGGTGACGGACTTCGTCTCCTCCACCGGGACCGTAACGACCGAACCCTTCAGCTCCGCCATATCGACCGATAAGTACGTCCTTACCCGCTCTTTTTCAAAGGAGATACAGCGGGGTTTCGAGAAGATAGAGGAAGCGCTCGTAAGGCGCGGCAAGCGGCCGCACCTGGTCCTCGACCCTTACGACTTGAGGGAGGTGCACATATACTTCAGCGTAGCCGAGGCCTGCAAGGGGCTCGTGGCCGGGCACGGGGAGTTCTGGTGGCAGATGTGGAAGGATTACGAAAAGAAAGCCGAGGACACCTTCAGCGGCATCAACTTCAAATACGACTCCTCGGGGGACGGCTATGTCATCGGGAGCGAGGAGAGTTCGAGGGTGAGCGTGGCAAGGGCGGGTAGAAGGTAATGGCCAACGTCGATACGGTAAAGGCCATAACGGATAACCTCGAGGTAGTACTGAGGGGAGAGGGGATAAAGTTCTCCCGGAAGGTCTATGAGGACGAGAAGAGTATACCGGCGAGCCTTATACCCTTCGGCCGGATATTCTACCGCGGTGAGAGTTTCGAGCATACTAACGGACAGAAGCCCGGCTACGTGGAGATAGAGTATCTCGCGAGCGTAGTGCTCCGCGAGAAAGACGCCGCTGACCTTATAAGGCGCCAGCAGGAGTGGGTACACAGGATAAGGGAGGCGCTTACCGTGGACGCGCTCAATACCGGTGAGCTCGCGGCTTCGAAGTACGTAAGCCGGGTGGATACGACCGGTGTCGACATGGAGAGAAGGGATACCCTGGCCTTCGTGAACTGTAAAATAACGGTCAGATACAGGGAACTCTGACGGACTCAAAGGGAGGTAAAAGGAAATGGCTGAGAATAAGATATACCTGGCCCTCGGCGAGGAGAGCTCCAGGGGGACGAAAGAGGCAACGACCGTGGGTTTTGTACCGCTCCTGTCCGCGGGCGTACCCAAGATGGAGTTCGACGACAAGCGGCGTAAGGAGTTTCGGGGCGAGGATACGGTAAAGGGAGACACCACGGTAATGCGTATGAGCCAAAAGTGGAGCGGCTCCGTAGAGATGCCGTTCTTCACCGAAGCGGGCTCTACCGCAGGGATGGTGGGGACGCTCCTGAAACATTTTTTCGGAAGTGCTGCGAGCGCGCAGCAGGCGGCGACCCTGGCCTATGCGCACATGCTCTATCCGGTCGCAGACCCGTTCTCAAGCTCCAACCTCGACACGAAGGCCCTTACCGTAAACCTCAATATAAATGAGGGTGCAACGATGAAGAACTGGCCCTTCGTGGGCGGCAGGGTGTCGA
This window contains:
- a CDS encoding phage major capsid protein, whose amino-acid sequence is MANEVTTAAGSAGELVAAEIVSRLIIDAAYAEAVMPPLVRVADISAESTLTVEFPKWPLLSASDLTEGTDASNTAVDTASVSVPADEAGIMITVTDMLLNSTGLGGLEPYAAELGKALANKIDTDLLAEVADFTNSVGSTGVDITESDFLTAIYTLEAGNAVGPFVAVLHPVQVHDLRTALASTTGAIWGGPSVPAADLGAFASLYGVDVFKSTSCASVNTDADRQGVMMPMGNQSGLAYVLKTGAKTEFQRDASLRATEIVVTAIYGDECVNTAPNGGVAIITDHE